The following proteins are encoded in a genomic region of Anaerobaca lacustris:
- the sppA gene encoding signal peptide peptidase SppA: MRSLRVWLLWIVAGLLSGVSVAAQTPGPAVEAVVPHFHLTGMLSESPVADPFGFTAGEVTSLGDLVRRMGDAGGDDRVRAVVLTFDNMALGLGQLEEIRTTIRGLRTAGKKVYVHTGSMSTFVYGLLCAGDRLSVEPQSMLWLTGIYGESLYVKDLLDKIGVRADFMHMGDYKSAAEMLTRTEPSGPAEQNVNWLLDGYYDSLVRMIAGARNMTAQQVRDLIDRGPYMAEQALAEGLIDAVQTRDAFLAQVRKDIDTPVRFDNRYGRKEKPAVNLTSPLGFFSLLGEMMNPPRKPRKNAVAIVYVEGAIVPGYGQPSPFGPVGGAYSGDIRKALETAAADDTVKAVVLRVDSPGGSAEASEMILNATRQVRARKPFVVSMGDTAASGGYYVSCAAETIFANEVTITASIGVVGGKLVTADLWDKLGVNWVGYRRGANADLFNSDRPFDDPQRQVLERYMQTVYDVFKGHVAQARDGKLTGPLDEIAGGRVYTGRQALDLGLVDRIGGLEQAVQYVAAKASLDDYEVRVIPEPQDFITMLMDQYSGKGERPSDISIGGAASILADHPAMAGLLDLLRKTEPQRARALLAALQRIELIRTEGVVMMMPFDVLFR; encoded by the coding sequence ATGAGATCGTTGCGAGTGTGGTTGCTGTGGATTGTCGCGGGGCTTCTTTCCGGTGTTTCGGTGGCGGCCCAGACGCCTGGCCCGGCGGTCGAAGCGGTGGTGCCCCATTTTCACCTGACCGGGATGCTGAGCGAATCGCCCGTGGCCGACCCCTTCGGGTTCACGGCCGGCGAGGTCACGTCGCTTGGCGATCTGGTCCGCCGCATGGGCGACGCCGGCGGCGACGACCGGGTCAGAGCGGTCGTGCTGACCTTCGACAACATGGCCCTGGGACTTGGACAACTGGAGGAGATCCGAACGACGATCCGAGGGCTCAGGACCGCCGGCAAGAAGGTCTACGTCCACACCGGTAGCATGAGCACCTTCGTCTACGGCCTGCTCTGCGCGGGCGACCGGCTCAGCGTCGAGCCCCAGTCGATGCTCTGGCTGACCGGCATCTACGGCGAGTCGCTCTACGTCAAGGACCTGCTCGACAAGATCGGTGTCCGGGCCGACTTCATGCACATGGGCGACTACAAGTCCGCCGCGGAGATGCTCACCCGCACCGAGCCGAGCGGTCCGGCCGAGCAGAACGTCAACTGGCTGCTCGACGGCTACTACGACAGCCTCGTGCGGATGATCGCCGGCGCGCGCAACATGACGGCCCAACAGGTGCGGGACCTCATCGACCGGGGGCCTTACATGGCCGAGCAGGCCCTGGCAGAAGGGCTGATCGACGCCGTCCAGACGCGGGATGCATTTCTGGCGCAGGTCAGAAAGGACATCGACACGCCGGTCAGGTTCGACAATCGCTACGGCCGCAAGGAGAAGCCGGCGGTCAATCTCACCAGTCCGCTGGGCTTCTTCTCCCTGCTGGGTGAAATGATGAACCCGCCCAGGAAGCCGCGAAAGAACGCCGTCGCCATCGTCTATGTGGAGGGTGCGATCGTGCCGGGCTATGGCCAGCCGAGTCCGTTCGGCCCGGTCGGCGGCGCCTACAGCGGCGACATCCGCAAGGCCCTGGAGACGGCGGCGGCCGACGACACCGTCAAGGCGGTGGTCCTGCGCGTCGATTCGCCCGGCGGCTCGGCCGAGGCCAGCGAGATGATCCTCAACGCCACCCGGCAGGTCCGGGCCCGCAAGCCCTTCGTCGTCTCGATGGGCGACACCGCCGCCAGCGGAGGCTACTACGTCTCCTGCGCCGCCGAGACCATTTTCGCCAATGAGGTCACGATCACCGCCTCCATCGGCGTGGTGGGGGGCAAGCTCGTGACCGCCGATCTGTGGGACAAGCTCGGCGTCAACTGGGTCGGCTACCGGCGCGGCGCCAACGCCGACCTCTTCAACAGCGACCGCCCGTTTGACGATCCGCAGCGGCAGGTGCTCGAACGATACATGCAAACCGTCTACGACGTTTTCAAGGGCCACGTGGCGCAGGCTCGCGACGGCAAGCTCACCGGGCCGCTCGACGAGATCGCCGGCGGGCGCGTCTATACGGGCAGGCAGGCCCTCGATCTCGGGCTGGTCGATCGCATCGGCGGGCTCGAACAGGCCGTCCAATACGTCGCGGCCAAGGCCTCGCTCGACGATTACGAGGTCCGCGTGATTCCCGAGCCCCAGGACTTCATCACCATGCTCATGGACCAGTATTCCGGCAAGGGCGAACGACCGAGCGACATTTCCATCGGCGGCGCCGCGAGCATCCTCGCCGATCACCCGGCGATGGCGGGTCTGCTCGACCTGCTGCGGAAGACCGAACCCCAGCGGGCCCGCGCACTGCTTGCGGCCTTGCAGCGCATCGAGCTGATCCGCACCGAAGGCGTGGTAATGATGATGCCCTTCGATGTGCTCTTCCGCTGA
- a CDS encoding NYN domain-containing protein, with amino-acid sequence MDANKHAQTMLAVLIDADNTQASITDGLLSEVAKYGVASVKRIYGDWTTPSLTGWKSVLLEHSIQPIQQFRYTVGKNATDSAMIIDAMDLLYTRRFDGFCLVSSDSDFTRLASRIREEGLLVYGFGERKTPKAFVSACDKFIYVEVLRFEEDTEQAAKPKTANELKGDTKLVALLRSAAEAASDESGWAHLRAVGSSIAKQAPEFDPRNYGYSKLRELAMATKLFDIEERPHGDGHSRSIYIRDKRKKPQK; translated from the coding sequence ATGGATGCAAACAAACACGCGCAGACGATGCTGGCGGTCCTGATCGACGCCGACAACACCCAGGCTTCCATCACCGACGGTCTGCTGTCGGAAGTGGCCAAGTACGGCGTGGCCAGCGTCAAGCGGATCTACGGCGATTGGACCACGCCCAGCCTGACCGGATGGAAATCGGTCCTGCTGGAGCATTCGATCCAGCCGATCCAGCAGTTTCGTTACACCGTCGGCAAGAACGCCACCGACAGCGCCATGATCATCGACGCGATGGACCTGCTCTATACGCGGCGGTTCGATGGGTTCTGCCTGGTCTCCAGCGACAGCGATTTCACCCGGCTGGCCTCCCGCATTCGCGAGGAGGGCCTGCTCGTCTACGGCTTCGGCGAGCGGAAGACCCCCAAGGCCTTCGTCTCGGCCTGCGACAAGTTCATCTACGTGGAAGTGCTCCGCTTCGAGGAAGACACCGAGCAGGCGGCCAAGCCCAAGACGGCCAACGAGCTCAAAGGCGACACCAAGCTGGTGGCCCTGCTGCGCAGCGCCGCCGAGGCGGCCAGCGATGAGAGCGGCTGGGCCCACCTGCGGGCCGTCGGCAGCAGTATCGCCAAGCAGGCCCCCGAGTTCGACCCCCGCAACTACGGCTACAGCAAGCTGCGTGAGCTGGCGATGGCGACGAAGCTGTTCGACATCGAGGAACGCCCCCACGGGGACGGCCATTCCCGGTCCATCTACATCCGCGACAAACGCAAGAAACCCCAGAAGTAG